A region from the Sphingomonas flavescens genome encodes:
- a CDS encoding autotransporter domain-containing protein: MNRRKISRALAAASMLVLAAVPGAASAQQIDRIIVFGDSYADTGNFFRIAGINPATTGVYTTGRFSGGTNYIDTLSGLLGVPVYNYAIGGARTNNLNQTAGVPGFTTEVQVFLANAGTLGFPTTTTSLDQSDLVAVSIGGNDSRAYQIGGGTLAGAPAAAATAVTSFQTNFDQVMTKGTPTISFLAGDTGRLPEIAANPTGAAVRTAYSNAFNSGVQNILAGYAARGSIVHYLDLTKILDNVIANPQAYGITNGIACPFFPGNTTCAANATGYLVYGDGLHLTSQGFEIVGKYVDRQLAAPLTLSAPTTLGVQVSRQFGRTLSTRTDNYRGTDAAPGLAVYAVGDMLQNDAPSTSYNSAFEVRSGGGTIGAEYGFGGGLVGVAGNYSRPKLRFNNDASRIRGRSWQVGAYGSFEMGAAFAQGYLGYGRDRNRIERTGVVSSLTANPHGTHWTAGAKGGYLIPMSGFRVGPIVAVDYARAKADGYTEAGDPALALNVGSQTAKALVGQAGLEIRTELKGFHPYIDITAEHEFTRRGPSIVFSQTSSPVIVNTWDVRNRRDTYARLSGGGSATISGGLSIDAAIASTLGRDAGQEVSAQLGLKARF, translated from the coding sequence ATGAACCGCCGTAAGATTTCGCGCGCCCTGGCCGCCGCATCCATGCTCGTCCTAGCCGCCGTTCCTGGCGCCGCGAGCGCGCAGCAGATCGATCGCATCATCGTATTCGGCGATTCCTATGCGGACACCGGCAACTTCTTCCGCATCGCAGGCATCAACCCCGCTACCACCGGCGTCTATACGACCGGCCGATTCTCGGGCGGCACCAACTATATCGATACGCTGTCAGGCCTGCTTGGTGTGCCGGTGTACAATTATGCCATCGGCGGCGCGCGAACCAACAACCTAAACCAGACCGCGGGCGTCCCCGGGTTCACTACTGAGGTGCAGGTGTTCCTCGCCAACGCCGGAACGCTCGGCTTTCCAACGACTACGACCAGCCTGGACCAGAGCGACCTCGTCGCGGTTTCGATCGGCGGCAATGACTCCCGCGCCTATCAGATCGGGGGCGGCACGCTGGCAGGCGCGCCCGCTGCGGCCGCGACGGCCGTCACCAGCTTCCAGACCAATTTCGATCAGGTGATGACCAAGGGCACGCCCACGATCAGCTTCCTTGCCGGCGACACCGGCCGCCTGCCGGAAATTGCGGCCAACCCGACGGGTGCGGCGGTCCGCACAGCTTATTCCAACGCCTTCAACAGCGGCGTTCAGAACATCCTCGCGGGCTACGCCGCGCGCGGATCGATCGTGCATTACCTCGACCTGACCAAGATCCTCGACAATGTCATTGCCAATCCGCAGGCTTACGGCATCACCAACGGGATCGCGTGCCCGTTCTTCCCGGGCAACACGACCTGCGCGGCCAATGCCACCGGCTATCTGGTCTACGGCGACGGCCTGCACCTCACATCGCAGGGCTTTGAGATCGTCGGCAAATATGTCGACCGGCAGCTCGCTGCGCCGCTGACCCTGTCGGCACCGACGACGCTCGGCGTACAGGTCTCGCGTCAGTTCGGCCGCACGCTGTCGACCCGTACGGACAATTACCGCGGGACGGACGCCGCGCCTGGTCTTGCCGTCTACGCGGTCGGCGACATGCTGCAGAACGATGCGCCGTCGACGAGCTACAACAGCGCCTTCGAAGTGCGCAGCGGCGGCGGCACGATCGGCGCCGAATATGGATTCGGTGGCGGCCTCGTCGGCGTTGCTGGCAACTACAGCCGGCCGAAGCTCCGCTTCAATAACGATGCCTCGCGCATCCGCGGGCGCAGCTGGCAGGTCGGCGCCTACGGCAGCTTCGAAATGGGCGCGGCCTTCGCGCAGGGCTATCTGGGCTATGGCCGCGACCGCAACCGGATCGAGCGCACTGGCGTGGTCTCGTCGCTCACCGCCAACCCGCACGGCACGCATTGGACCGCCGGCGCCAAGGGCGGTTACCTGATCCCAATGTCCGGCTTCCGCGTCGGCCCGATCGTCGCGGTCGATTATGCCCGGGCCAAGGCGGACGGCTACACCGAAGCTGGTGATCCGGCACTTGCGCTGAACGTCGGCTCGCAAACCGCGAAGGCGCTGGTCGGGCAAGCGGGTCTCGAGATCCGCACCGAGCTGAAGGGGTTCCACCCTTACATCGACATCACGGCCGAGCATGAGTTCACCCGGCGTGGGCCGAGCATCGTCTTCTCGCAGACCAGCTCTCCGGTGATCGTCAACACGTGGGACGTGCGCAACCGCCGCGACACCTATGCCCGTCTATCGGGCGGCGGCAGCGCGACGATCAGCGGCGGGCTCAGCATCGATGCCGCGATCGCCTCGACGCTTGGCCGCGACGCGGGGCAGGAAGTCAGCGCCCAGCTAGGCCTGAAAGCGCGCTTTTAG
- the uvrB gene encoding excinuclease ABC subunit UvrB, whose protein sequence is MAIQIRTSLAEPETGEGFVPHKPARPDKAEGGKKFKLVSDYKPAGDQPTAIRELVEGIAENGDVSQVLLGVTGSGKTFTMATVIETLQRPALIMAPNKILAAQLYGEFKSFFPDNAVEFFVSYYDYYQPEAYVPRTDTYIEKESSVNEAIDRMRHSATRSLLERDDVIIVASVSCLYGIGSVETYSAMTFSLKKGASEDQREVIRKLVALQYRRNDQGFARGNFRVRGDSLEIFPSHYEDMAWRVSFFGDEIEDITEFDPLTGKTIASLDFIKVYANSHYVTPGPTLKQAMEAIRHELAERLKELTAEGRLLEAQRLEQRTNFDLEMIAATGSCAGIENYSRFLTGRLPGEPPPTLYEYLPDNALLFIDESHQTVPQIGAMARGDHRRKITLAEYGFRLPSCIDNRPLRFNEWDAMRPQTTFVSATPGPWEMNETGGVFSEQVIRPTGLIDPPVEIKPVEDQVDDLVNEAKKTAAKGYRTLVTTLTKRMAEDLTEYLHEAGLKVRYMHSDVETLERIELIRELRLGVYDVLVGINLLREGLDIPECGLVAILDADKEGFLRSETSLIQTIGRAARNVEGRVILYADSVTGSMERALAETNRRREKQLAYNEEHGITPETIKRQIHDVMAHLATRDGVVVDTGDEERPHLVGHNLKAYLADLEERMRKAAADLEFEEAARLRDEIRRLEEDDLGIPSEQRVAPRPLGNSTEGKPGTRKNRFGKQQRTRFGGRRGPA, encoded by the coding sequence ATGGCAATTCAGATCCGCACCAGCCTTGCCGAACCAGAAACCGGCGAGGGCTTCGTCCCGCACAAGCCTGCCCGGCCCGACAAGGCCGAGGGCGGCAAGAAGTTCAAGCTGGTGTCGGACTACAAGCCCGCGGGCGACCAGCCGACCGCGATCCGCGAGCTGGTCGAGGGCATCGCCGAGAATGGCGACGTCAGCCAGGTGCTGCTGGGCGTCACCGGCTCGGGCAAGACCTTTACCATGGCGACGGTGATCGAGACGCTGCAGCGCCCGGCGCTGATCATGGCGCCGAACAAGATCCTCGCGGCGCAGCTCTACGGCGAGTTCAAGAGTTTCTTCCCCGACAACGCCGTCGAATTCTTCGTCAGCTACTACGATTATTACCAGCCCGAAGCCTACGTCCCGCGCACCGACACCTACATCGAGAAGGAAAGCTCGGTGAACGAGGCGATCGACCGCATGCGCCACTCGGCAACGCGGTCGCTGCTGGAACGCGACGACGTGATCATCGTTGCGTCAGTCTCATGCCTGTATGGCATCGGCTCGGTCGAAACCTATTCGGCGATGACCTTCAGCCTGAAGAAGGGCGCGTCGGAGGACCAGCGCGAGGTCATCCGCAAGCTTGTCGCCCTACAGTATCGCCGCAACGACCAAGGGTTCGCGCGCGGCAACTTCCGCGTCCGGGGCGACAGCCTCGAGATCTTCCCGTCGCACTATGAGGACATGGCGTGGCGCGTGTCGTTCTTCGGCGACGAGATCGAGGACATCACCGAATTTGACCCGCTCACCGGGAAGACCATCGCCAGCCTAGATTTCATCAAGGTCTACGCGAACTCGCACTATGTGACGCCCGGCCCGACGCTGAAGCAGGCGATGGAGGCGATCCGCCATGAGCTTGCCGAACGCCTCAAGGAACTGACCGCGGAAGGCCGCCTGCTCGAGGCCCAGCGGCTGGAGCAGCGCACCAACTTCGACCTGGAAATGATCGCCGCCACCGGCAGCTGCGCGGGCATCGAGAATTACTCGCGCTTCCTGACCGGCCGCCTGCCGGGCGAGCCGCCGCCGACGCTCTACGAATATCTGCCCGACAACGCTTTGCTGTTCATCGACGAGAGCCACCAGACCGTGCCGCAGATCGGCGCGATGGCGCGCGGCGACCACCGGCGGAAGATCACGCTCGCGGAATATGGCTTCCGCCTGCCGAGCTGCATCGACAACCGGCCGCTGCGCTTCAACGAATGGGACGCGATGCGCCCGCAGACGACCTTCGTTTCGGCGACGCCCGGCCCCTGGGAGATGAACGAGACGGGCGGCGTCTTCTCCGAGCAGGTCATCCGCCCCACCGGGCTCATCGACCCGCCGGTCGAGATCAAGCCGGTCGAAGACCAGGTCGACGACCTCGTCAACGAAGCGAAGAAGACCGCGGCCAAGGGCTACCGCACGCTCGTCACGACGCTGACCAAGCGCATGGCCGAGGACCTCACCGAGTACCTGCACGAAGCGGGTCTGAAGGTTCGCTACATGCACTCCGACGTCGAGACGCTGGAGCGTATCGAGCTGATCCGCGAGCTTCGTCTTGGCGTCTACGATGTGCTGGTCGGCATCAACTTGCTGCGCGAAGGCCTCGACATTCCGGAGTGCGGTCTCGTCGCGATCCTCGACGCCGACAAGGAAGGCTTCCTCCGCTCGGAGACATCACTGATCCAGACCATCGGCCGCGCCGCCCGTAACGTCGAGGGCCGCGTCATCCTCTACGCCGACAGCGTCACCGGATCGATGGAGCGCGCGCTCGCTGAGACCAACCGCCGCCGCGAGAAGCAGCTCGCCTACAACGAAGAGCATGGCATCACGCCGGAGACCATCAAGCGCCAGATTCACGACGTCATGGCTCATCTCGCCACGCGCGACGGCGTCGTCGTCGATACCGGGGACGAGGAGCGGCCGCACCTCGTCGGGCACAACCTCAAGGCTTACCTCGCCGACCTCGAGGAGCGGATGCGCAAGGCCGCCGCCGATCTCGAGTTCGAGGAAGCCGCGCGGCTGCGCGACGAGATCCGCCGGCTCGAGGAAGACGATCTCGGCATCCCGTCCGAGCAACGCGTCGCGCCGCGACCCCTCGGCAATTCGACCGAGGGCAAGCCGGGCACGCGGAAGAACCGCTTTGGCAAGCAGCAGCGGACGCGCTTCGGCGGCCGCCGCGGCCCTGCCTAG
- a CDS encoding DEAD/DEAH box helicase, whose product MQHPRLHGALAEALAARGYDKLTPVQSAVLGEDAPGRDLIVSAKTGSGKTVAFGMAMASDLIEADRLPFARAPLGLIIAPTRELAIQVSKELDWLYANAGARVVTCVGGMDPMKERRALNGGAHIVVGTPGRLRDHLERGALDLSSLRVAVLDEADEMLDMGFREELEEILDATPDDRRTLLFSATMPRPIVALAKRYQRNALRIETMGDKEGHQDIAYQAVAVSPTDIELAVVNLLRFHEAETAILFCATREAVRRLHASLTERNFHAVALSGEHSQNERNHALQALRDQRARVCVATDVAARGIDLPSVSLVIHVELPRDAEALQHRSGRTGRAGRKGTAVLIVPFQRRKRVEGMLRGARIAVEWIRVPSAEEIRAKDRQRLLTELSAGVELEDDDQQLARDIMQELAPEAIAAALVKALRTDLPAPEDIIPASQRTDRSVEAGPRQGFEGATWFKLNAGRRHNADPRWLLPLICRYGHVNRTDVGAIRLAASESYFQISERATPGFRKALSRATIAPEDQGLMIELAEPREQSPVYRPERSHDRPRPKKKLRHPKAA is encoded by the coding sequence ATGCAACATCCCCGACTCCACGGCGCGCTTGCCGAAGCGCTCGCCGCGCGCGGCTATGACAAACTGACGCCCGTCCAATCCGCCGTCCTCGGCGAAGACGCTCCCGGCCGCGACCTCATCGTCTCCGCCAAGACGGGCTCCGGCAAGACCGTCGCCTTCGGCATGGCCATGGCCTCCGACCTGATCGAAGCCGACCGCCTGCCCTTCGCCCGCGCCCCGCTCGGCCTGATCATCGCCCCGACCCGCGAGCTCGCCATCCAGGTCAGCAAGGAACTCGACTGGCTCTACGCCAACGCTGGCGCCCGCGTCGTCACTTGCGTCGGCGGCATGGATCCGATGAAGGAGCGCCGCGCGCTCAACGGCGGCGCGCATATCGTCGTCGGCACGCCAGGCCGCCTGCGCGACCACCTCGAACGCGGCGCTCTGGACCTTTCGTCGCTCCGCGTCGCGGTCCTCGACGAGGCGGACGAGATGCTCGACATGGGTTTCCGCGAGGAGCTCGAGGAGATTCTCGACGCCACTCCCGACGATCGACGCACCCTGCTCTTCTCGGCGACCATGCCGCGCCCGATCGTCGCGCTGGCCAAGCGCTATCAGCGCAACGCGCTCCGCATCGAGACGATGGGCGACAAGGAAGGCCATCAGGACATTGCCTATCAGGCGGTTGCGGTCTCCCCGACCGACATCGAGCTCGCCGTCGTCAATCTTCTTCGCTTCCACGAGGCGGAAACCGCGATCCTGTTTTGCGCCACCCGCGAAGCGGTGCGCCGGCTCCACGCCAGCCTGACCGAGCGCAACTTCCACGCCGTCGCGCTGTCGGGCGAGCACAGCCAGAATGAGCGCAACCACGCGCTCCAGGCGCTGCGCGACCAGCGCGCCCGTGTTTGCGTCGCCACCGACGTCGCCGCGCGCGGCATCGACCTCCCCTCGGTCTCGCTCGTGATCCACGTCGAGCTGCCGCGCGACGCCGAGGCGCTGCAGCATCGCTCAGGCCGTACCGGCCGCGCGGGCCGCAAGGGCACCGCCGTCCTCATCGTCCCGTTCCAGCGGCGCAAGCGCGTCGAGGGCATGCTGCGCGGCGCGCGCATCGCGGTCGAATGGATCCGCGTCCCCTCGGCCGAAGAGATTCGCGCCAAGGACCGCCAACGTCTCCTCACCGAGCTCTCGGCGGGCGTTGAACTCGAAGACGACGATCAGCAACTGGCCCGGGACATCATGCAGGAACTCGCGCCCGAGGCGATCGCGGCGGCGCTGGTCAAGGCCCTGCGCACCGACCTCCCTGCGCCCGAAGACATCATCCCCGCCTCCCAGCGCACCGACCGCAGCGTGGAGGCCGGCCCGCGCCAGGGCTTCGAAGGCGCCACCTGGTTCAAGCTGAACGCCGGCCGTCGGCACAATGCCGACCCGCGCTGGCTGCTGCCGCTCATCTGCCGCTACGGCCATGTGAACCGCACCGACGTCGGCGCCATCCGCCTCGCCGCCAGCGAGAGCTACTTCCAGATCAGCGAGCGCGCGACGCCGGGTTTCCGCAAAGCCCTCAGCCGCGCAACCATCGCGCCCGAAGATCAGGGCCTGATGATCGAACTCGCCGAGCCGCGCGAGCAAAGCCCGGTCTACCGGCCCGAGCGCTCGCACGACCGGCCCCGCCCGAAAAAGAAGCTGCGCCACCCAAAGGCGGCCTAG